In Alicyclobacillus vulcanalis, the following are encoded in one genomic region:
- a CDS encoding DUF423 domain-containing protein: MGFAIWGGVFAFLAVALGAFGAHVLGDRLSAEMMSVYHTGDQYQMYHALALIAVGILLRLYPDSRLLPAAGWLFIAGIVLFSGSLYALSISGVKVLGAITPLGGVCFLVGWVLFVLALAR, translated from the coding sequence GTGGGATTTGCGATTTGGGGCGGAGTGTTCGCGTTTCTCGCGGTGGCACTCGGCGCGTTTGGCGCGCACGTGCTCGGCGATCGACTCTCCGCCGAGATGATGTCGGTCTATCACACGGGCGATCAGTACCAGATGTATCACGCGCTCGCGCTCATCGCGGTGGGCATCTTGCTTCGCCTCTATCCGGATTCGCGGTTGCTGCCGGCGGCCGGATGGCTGTTCATCGCGGGCATCGTGCTGTTTTCGGGCAGCCTGTACGCGCTCTCCATCTCCGGCGTGAAGGTGCTCGGGGCGATCACGCCCTTGGGCGGCGTGTGCTTCCTCGTGGGGTGGGTCTTATTCGTGCTCGCGCTGGCGCGCTGA
- a CDS encoding amidase family protein gives MTGTAWDWAQAIRSGEASSQEVVALHLEQIAAHNVEGMGVRAVIELNPEALLEAEARDRERDQGFLRGPLHGVPVLVKDNLDTAGPMQTTAGSLALEGHLAKEDAEVVRRLRAAGAVIIGKANLTEWANFLSDHMPNGYSSRGGQTLNPYGPGKFDVGGSSSGSGAGVAAGFAPVAIGTETSGSILSPSSANSLVGLKPTLGLVSRRGIIPIAMSQDTAGPMTRTVADAALLMSVIAGPAAGDVATQGVRWPAQAEWLDLRRGALRGARIGLPTAYLDGVPEDERRVFDRALAELRDLGAEVIECELPKLDFDYEVLIAEFPAALNAYLATVEPWLPVHSLADVMAFNARNADRALRYGQAIFERAQAAAHRRLADGSYIRARLRDLRQSRAEGIDRTLQAHALDALAFVNYYGCAIAAKAGYPSVTVPAGYTGEGKPVGLTLTGTAFSDVRLLQLAYDYEQATHHRRPPQM, from the coding sequence ATGACGGGTACGGCATGGGATTGGGCTCAAGCCATTCGAAGCGGCGAAGCCTCGTCGCAAGAGGTGGTGGCGCTCCACCTCGAGCAGATAGCGGCGCACAACGTCGAAGGCATGGGCGTCCGCGCCGTGATCGAGCTGAATCCAGAGGCGCTCTTGGAGGCTGAAGCGCGGGATCGGGAGCGGGACCAAGGCTTCCTTCGTGGCCCGCTCCACGGGGTGCCGGTTCTGGTGAAGGACAACCTCGATACGGCGGGACCGATGCAGACGACGGCCGGATCGCTCGCGCTCGAGGGACATCTGGCGAAAGAGGATGCCGAAGTGGTGCGCAGGCTGCGCGCGGCAGGCGCCGTGATCATCGGCAAGGCGAACCTCACGGAGTGGGCGAATTTCCTGAGCGATCACATGCCCAACGGGTATTCCTCGCGCGGAGGTCAGACGCTGAATCCGTACGGGCCGGGGAAGTTTGATGTCGGGGGATCGAGCTCAGGTTCGGGCGCGGGCGTGGCGGCCGGGTTTGCGCCGGTGGCGATTGGGACGGAAACGAGCGGTTCCATTCTCAGCCCATCGAGCGCGAATAGCCTCGTGGGGCTGAAGCCGACGCTCGGGCTGGTGAGCCGTCGCGGCATCATTCCCATCGCCATGAGTCAGGATACCGCCGGGCCGATGACGCGCACCGTGGCGGATGCGGCGCTCCTGATGTCCGTCATTGCGGGTCCGGCCGCGGGCGACGTTGCGACGCAGGGCGTTCGATGGCCCGCACAGGCCGAGTGGCTCGACCTTCGCCGCGGGGCACTGAGAGGCGCGCGCATCGGCTTGCCCACGGCCTACCTCGATGGCGTCCCGGAGGATGAGCGGCGCGTGTTCGATCGCGCCCTCGCCGAGCTCCGCGACCTGGGCGCCGAGGTGATCGAGTGTGAACTGCCGAAGCTCGATTTTGATTACGAGGTGTTGATTGCCGAATTTCCGGCGGCTTTGAACGCGTACCTAGCGACGGTGGAGCCATGGCTTCCCGTTCATTCGCTCGCGGACGTGATGGCGTTCAACGCCCGAAATGCCGATCGCGCCCTCCGCTACGGCCAGGCGATCTTCGAGCGCGCGCAGGCCGCGGCCCATCGCCGCCTGGCGGACGGATCGTACATTCGCGCGCGCCTGCGGGACCTGCGCCAGTCTCGAGCGGAGGGGATCGATCGCACCCTTCAGGCGCACGCGCTCGACGCCCTGGCGTTCGTCAATTACTACGGTTGTGCCATCGCGGCGAAGGCCGGCTATCCGTCGGTCACCGTGCCGGCGGGGTACACGGGCGAGGGCAAGCCGGTTGGGCTCACCCTCACGGGGACCGCATTCAGCGACGTGCGGCTCTTGCAACTGGCGTACGACTACGAACAGGCGACGCACCATCGGCGTCCGCCGCAGATGTGA
- a CDS encoding PTS fructose transporter subunit IIC translates to MAKFVAVTACPTGIAHTFMAQEALLQAGKKLGHDVRVETQGALGAEDTLSEAEIREADAVIIAADKQVDLDRFAGKRLLQTSVSAAIKEPEKLLEDALAAPAFQPASQGALDEIQAAKQARNQGTPAVYRHLMNGVSHMLPLVIAGGIFIALSTAIDLNDQSSLAQAFDNIGGGSAFKLFVPILAAFIAQSIADRAAFAAGLVGGWIGTQGTMYHAGPNASAGYLGGIIAGFVAGYVTLALKRWIRVPRSLEGIKTVLILPVLSVGIVGLLMIYVLGHPVAALMSALSTGLMHIGASASLGLGALLGLMMAFDMGGPFNKVAYFFAVGLLATKTPEAEMIMAAVMGAGMVPPLAMAISAFLAPRKYSLEERDAAKAAVILGACFITEGAIPFATRDPLRVIPSIMVGSAVTGALCMLFHVTNPAPHGGIFVFPLIGHWYLFIVAILVGAAVGAAMVTLLKRDAVGQAA, encoded by the coding sequence GTGGCCAAGTTCGTAGCCGTGACCGCGTGCCCGACGGGCATCGCGCACACCTTTATGGCGCAAGAGGCGCTCTTACAGGCGGGGAAGAAGCTGGGGCACGACGTGCGCGTCGAGACCCAAGGTGCGCTCGGCGCAGAGGATACCCTGAGCGAAGCGGAGATCCGCGAGGCGGACGCCGTCATCATCGCGGCTGACAAGCAGGTCGATCTCGACAGGTTTGCGGGAAAGCGCTTGTTGCAGACGTCTGTGAGCGCCGCCATTAAGGAACCCGAGAAGTTGCTCGAGGACGCGCTCGCGGCGCCTGCGTTTCAACCCGCGTCGCAGGGCGCGCTGGACGAGATTCAGGCCGCGAAACAAGCGCGCAATCAAGGTACACCGGCCGTCTATCGGCATCTGATGAACGGCGTGTCCCATATGCTGCCCCTCGTCATCGCCGGCGGCATTTTCATCGCGCTGTCGACCGCCATTGACCTCAATGACCAATCGTCTCTGGCGCAGGCGTTTGACAACATCGGCGGCGGGTCTGCCTTCAAGCTGTTTGTCCCCATCCTCGCCGCATTCATCGCCCAGTCCATCGCCGATCGTGCCGCATTCGCCGCCGGCCTGGTGGGCGGCTGGATTGGCACGCAGGGCACGATGTACCACGCGGGGCCGAACGCCAGCGCGGGTTATCTGGGGGGGATCATCGCGGGCTTTGTGGCGGGGTACGTCACGCTCGCGCTCAAGCGATGGATCCGCGTGCCGAGATCGCTCGAAGGTATCAAGACGGTCCTCATTCTTCCGGTTCTCTCGGTCGGCATCGTCGGCCTCCTCATGATTTACGTGCTCGGACACCCGGTGGCCGCGCTGATGAGCGCCCTCTCGACGGGACTCATGCACATCGGGGCCAGCGCTTCCCTGGGCCTCGGGGCGCTGCTCGGCCTCATGATGGCGTTTGATATGGGCGGCCCGTTCAACAAGGTAGCGTATTTCTTCGCCGTCGGTCTCTTGGCGACCAAGACGCCGGAAGCCGAGATGATCATGGCGGCCGTCATGGGCGCGGGCATGGTCCCGCCGTTGGCCATGGCGATCTCGGCCTTCTTGGCGCCGCGCAAGTATTCGCTCGAAGAGCGGGATGCCGCGAAGGCAGCGGTGATTCTCGGGGCGTGCTTCATCACGGAAGGCGCGATCCCGTTTGCGACGCGAGATCCGCTGCGCGTCATTCCGTCCATCATGGTGGGCTCTGCGGTGACTGGGGCGCTATGCATGTTGTTTCACGTGACGAACCCGGCGCCCCACGGAGGGATCTTCGTCTTCCCGCTCATCGGGCATTGGTACTTGTTCATCGTGGCCATTCTGGTCGGTGCGGCGGTGGGCGCCGCCATGGTGACCCTGCTCAAGCGAGACGCGGTGGGGCAGGCGGCGTAA
- a CDS encoding 1-phosphofructokinase family hexose kinase produces MASPVEASRRPDLPDIVTVTANPAIDVYVRAEVLTPGALHRTDEQIMVPGGKGLNVSRALEAMGRPSLALGFAGGMRGRWLASALPEWAQWVPIEGETRLNLKILERDGRLTELNGPSPEIDEACWERLTDEIVRAVRPGTWVVIAGNLPAGCPEDGYRRWMEAATGRGAKVALDASGQALRLAVEARPALVKPNLAELAEWAGEPITCLEDVARHARRMAELASCVVVSLGPEGAIAATQAGMWRARVPRVKVVSPVGAGDSLVAAMVHALSSGIEMPDALAFACAAATYKVQLSPGEFPTQRQVEALQAQVHIEAWRDVLWPSS; encoded by the coding sequence ATGGCATCGCCGGTGGAGGCGTCACGCCGTCCGGATCTGCCGGACATTGTGACGGTGACCGCGAATCCGGCCATTGACGTGTACGTGCGGGCGGAGGTGCTCACGCCTGGGGCGCTGCACCGAACGGACGAGCAAATCATGGTGCCAGGAGGGAAAGGGCTGAACGTCTCACGCGCCCTCGAGGCCATGGGGCGGCCGAGCCTGGCGCTCGGCTTTGCGGGCGGCATGCGCGGGCGTTGGCTCGCGTCTGCGCTACCTGAATGGGCGCAGTGGGTGCCCATCGAGGGCGAGACGAGGCTGAATCTCAAGATTCTCGAACGCGACGGCCGCCTGACGGAACTCAACGGTCCCTCTCCGGAAATTGACGAGGCGTGCTGGGAAAGGCTCACCGACGAGATCGTCCGCGCCGTGCGGCCGGGCACGTGGGTCGTGATCGCCGGCAATCTGCCCGCGGGCTGCCCGGAGGACGGCTACCGCCGCTGGATGGAGGCGGCCACCGGGCGCGGCGCCAAGGTCGCCTTGGACGCGAGCGGCCAAGCGCTGCGCCTCGCAGTGGAGGCGCGGCCTGCGTTGGTGAAGCCCAACCTGGCGGAGCTCGCGGAGTGGGCGGGCGAACCCATCACATGCCTGGAGGACGTGGCTCGGCACGCGCGGCGCATGGCAGAGCTCGCGTCATGCGTTGTCGTCTCCCTCGGCCCCGAGGGGGCGATCGCGGCGACCCAAGCGGGCATGTGGCGCGCCCGCGTGCCCAGGGTGAAGGTGGTTTCGCCCGTCGGCGCCGGGGACAGCCTCGTCGCCGCGATGGTGCACGCGCTGTCGAGCGGGATAGAGATGCCGGATGCCCTCGCCTTTGCGTGTGCCGCGGCCACCTACAAGGTGCAGCTATCGCCGGGTGAATTTCCAACCCAGAGACAAGTCGAGGCGCTTCAAGCGCAAGTTCACATCGAGGCGTGGAGGGATGTGTTGTGGCCAAGTTCGTAG
- a CDS encoding DeoR/GlpR family DNA-binding transcription regulator, with amino-acid sequence MTQVFADERKARIAQHVLAHKRATVSELAQMFEASESTIRRDLQELEEQGVLHRTHGGAVAKEVAAFEPTWSEKRIQNQEAKTRIAACALELVRPGQVVLLDAGTTTFEIARQWRHEDVTLVTNSLDIAAELSTHRGVELVVLGGQFRAKTGAFVGPFAERMLAELHVDLAFLGANGVDFQGITTPNPQEAAIKRAMVASADRAILVADRSKLNQTAFVRVATWDEIDAWVCDGPLPQGEWRAWQAETRVEVMWQGANRG; translated from the coding sequence GTGACGCAAGTGTTTGCCGATGAACGAAAGGCGCGCATCGCGCAGCATGTGCTTGCTCACAAGCGAGCAACGGTGAGCGAACTCGCGCAGATGTTTGAGGCATCCGAATCGACCATTCGCAGGGATTTGCAGGAGCTCGAGGAACAGGGCGTATTGCACCGGACGCATGGCGGAGCGGTCGCCAAAGAGGTGGCCGCGTTCGAGCCGACCTGGAGCGAAAAGCGCATCCAGAATCAGGAGGCGAAGACGAGGATTGCAGCCTGTGCGCTCGAGCTCGTGCGACCGGGTCAGGTCGTTCTTCTGGACGCAGGCACGACCACCTTCGAAATCGCTCGGCAGTGGCGCCACGAGGACGTGACGCTGGTCACGAACAGCCTGGACATCGCTGCTGAACTGAGCACTCACAGAGGCGTGGAGTTGGTGGTGCTGGGCGGGCAGTTTCGCGCCAAAACCGGCGCGTTCGTGGGGCCGTTTGCGGAACGGATGTTGGCGGAACTGCACGTCGACCTCGCGTTCCTCGGGGCCAACGGCGTGGACTTTCAAGGGATCACGACGCCCAACCCGCAAGAGGCGGCCATCAAGCGCGCCATGGTGGCGAGCGCCGACCGGGCGATCTTAGTGGCGGACCGGTCGAAGTTAAATCAGACCGCGTTTGTGCGCGTCGCGACCTGGGACGAGATCGACGCGTGGGTGTGCGATGGCCCTTTGCCGCAGGGCGAGTGGCGCGCCTGGCAGGCGGAGACGAGGGTCGAAGTGATGTGGCAGGGCGCGAACAGGGGGTGA
- a CDS encoding PTS sugar transporter subunit IIA: MAILTQNDVCFLDESVTTQSDVIRRMVELASEAGYVEDVKRAIQAVEEREREGTTGFGKGIAIPHGKSSAIRRAALLFAKLAKPVDWNSLDGGPVDMVFLILVPEGAHSDHLRLLSQLARKLMHDEFVVALREAQSADTLVEVISSALEG; encoded by the coding sequence ATGGCCATTCTGACGCAGAACGACGTGTGCTTTTTGGATGAATCCGTGACCACGCAGAGCGACGTCATCCGACGCATGGTGGAGTTGGCAAGCGAGGCAGGGTACGTGGAGGACGTGAAGCGCGCGATTCAGGCGGTGGAAGAGCGAGAACGCGAAGGAACGACAGGCTTCGGCAAGGGCATTGCCATCCCGCACGGGAAATCGTCTGCCATTCGGCGAGCTGCGCTCCTGTTCGCAAAACTCGCCAAGCCCGTGGATTGGAACAGCTTGGACGGTGGTCCGGTGGACATGGTCTTTCTCATTCTTGTGCCCGAGGGCGCCCACAGCGATCACCTTCGCCTGCTTTCACAACTCGCGCGCAAGCTGATGCACGACGAATTCGTGGTCGCCTTGCGTGAGGCGCAGTCCGCAGACACACTCGTCGAGGTCATCTCCTCCGCCCTGGAAGGCTAA
- the trxB gene encoding thioredoxin-disulfide reductase, translating to MEQTRLIILGTGPAGYTAAIYAARANLEPLVFEGDQAGGQLTLTTEVENFPGFPDGVMGPELMEAMKKQAEKFGAKFRPGLATEVDLSQRPFRVVIDKEHEYRAEALIVATGASAKLLGIEGESEMIGRGVSTCATCDGFFFRNKRVVVVGGGDSAMEEATFLTKFASEVTIVHRRNEFRASKIMQERAKANPKIRFVMNVQSKRVLSDGNKVTGLEVVDNETGETKVLEADGVFIAIGHKPNTDFLRGQLELDDIGYIVTKGQTSETSVEGVFACGDVMDSRYRQAITAAGSGCKAAMDAEKFLEGQAAHDWSVSLNA from the coding sequence ATGGAACAAACGAGGCTCATCATCTTGGGAACCGGTCCAGCTGGCTACACGGCCGCCATCTACGCGGCGCGCGCGAATCTCGAGCCGCTTGTGTTCGAGGGCGATCAGGCGGGTGGTCAGCTCACGTTGACGACCGAGGTGGAAAACTTCCCGGGCTTTCCGGATGGCGTCATGGGGCCGGAACTGATGGAAGCCATGAAGAAGCAGGCGGAGAAGTTCGGCGCGAAGTTCCGACCGGGCTTGGCGACGGAAGTCGATCTGTCGCAGCGCCCCTTTCGGGTCGTGATCGATAAGGAACACGAATATCGCGCGGAAGCGCTGATTGTGGCCACAGGAGCTTCGGCGAAGTTGCTGGGGATTGAGGGCGAGAGTGAGATGATTGGCCGAGGCGTGTCCACCTGCGCGACGTGCGACGGCTTTTTCTTCCGAAACAAGCGCGTGGTTGTGGTGGGCGGCGGTGACTCGGCGATGGAGGAAGCTACGTTTCTCACGAAGTTCGCGTCTGAGGTCACGATTGTGCACCGCCGAAACGAGTTCCGCGCCTCGAAGATCATGCAGGAGCGGGCGAAGGCGAATCCGAAGATCCGCTTTGTGATGAATGTGCAGTCGAAGCGGGTGTTGTCGGATGGAAACAAGGTGACGGGGCTCGAGGTGGTGGACAACGAGACGGGCGAGACCAAGGTGCTCGAGGCGGATGGCGTATTTATCGCCATTGGCCACAAGCCAAACACAGATTTTCTGCGCGGTCAGCTGGAACTCGATGACATAGGTTACATTGTGACGAAGGGCCAAACGTCGGAGACGAGCGTCGAGGGCGTGTTCGCCTGCGGAGACGTGATGGATTCGAGGTATCGTCAGGCGATCACGGCGGCGGGATCGGGCTGCAAAGCGGCGATGGATGCGGAGAAGTTCTTGGAGGGCCAGGCGGCGCACGACTGGTCGGTGTCCCTCAACGCGTGA
- a CDS encoding acetate--CoA ligase family protein codes for MTSLHHFFHPKVVAVVGASRNKDRLGHVLFRHILNSDFRGTVYPVNPSAQSVAAVRAYPSLRDVPEPVDLAVLVVPATQVLSVIDDVIAAGIKHVMILSSGFSDMDKPGEELEREISEKLRAAGCRLIGPNSLGLIQMDSQTRLNASFAPKVPDYGNVAIASHSGALGITILDYAAYIGLGVASFVSLGNRADVSGNDLLQYWGDDAAIEMILLYLESFGNPRNFSRLARRITRQKPILAVKSARTPVGHDVANSRTVSVAAEDATVEAMFQQAGVIRVDTLQELFDVAVLLKAGQTRGGRRVAVVTNTAGGAVMTVDRIVREGLEFVGPVINVGFETLAESYREVLPQVLRDPSVDSVIVLFTPVGPSNEEAVRVAISAALCEVANDPPAPGVRHPYDKPVVANFLTTGDYRVRMLEVDSERQIPIYPFPEQAVRALAKVVAYHEYREKDPGVIPFVDGIDTDLARTRMFQEISATSYRGEEEVQGLVALEWPAVREVLAAIGLSAADEPNEQAEEQASFNIVVETDPLFGPLLRLYLSSEERGAAALRRSAKTLPAVRLLPLTDADARELWSDALVNSGSSRMKPHEDIVMDAMIRMSQWVEDVPEIAEADLYFVIAGDEAVCVAGRVEVARRNG; via the coding sequence ATGACGTCGTTGCATCACTTCTTTCACCCCAAGGTGGTTGCTGTTGTGGGCGCGTCGAGGAACAAAGATCGACTCGGCCACGTCCTGTTTCGCCACATTTTGAACAGCGATTTTCGCGGGACGGTCTACCCGGTCAATCCGTCCGCGCAATCGGTGGCCGCGGTGCGCGCCTACCCTAGCCTGCGCGACGTGCCAGAACCGGTCGATCTTGCGGTGTTGGTGGTGCCTGCAACCCAGGTTTTGTCGGTGATCGACGACGTCATCGCGGCGGGCATCAAGCACGTCATGATTTTATCCTCCGGGTTTTCCGATATGGACAAACCGGGAGAGGAGTTGGAACGGGAGATTTCCGAGAAACTTCGGGCGGCTGGATGTCGGCTGATTGGCCCCAACAGCCTGGGACTCATTCAGATGGACAGCCAAACGCGGCTCAATGCGAGCTTCGCACCGAAGGTTCCGGATTACGGGAACGTCGCCATCGCCTCGCATTCCGGTGCCCTTGGGATTACGATTCTGGATTACGCGGCCTACATTGGCCTGGGTGTCGCGAGTTTCGTCAGCCTCGGAAACCGAGCGGACGTCTCGGGCAATGACCTTCTCCAGTATTGGGGCGACGATGCGGCTATTGAGATGATTCTGCTGTATCTTGAGTCGTTCGGGAATCCGCGCAACTTCTCCCGGTTGGCGCGTCGCATTACGCGGCAAAAGCCGATTCTCGCGGTCAAAAGCGCCAGGACGCCCGTGGGCCACGATGTCGCCAACTCCCGCACGGTGTCCGTTGCCGCCGAGGACGCAACCGTCGAGGCGATGTTCCAGCAGGCTGGCGTGATACGCGTGGACACGCTCCAGGAGTTGTTTGACGTGGCGGTCCTCCTCAAGGCGGGGCAGACGCGCGGTGGGCGGCGGGTGGCCGTCGTCACCAACACTGCCGGAGGCGCGGTCATGACGGTGGATCGCATTGTGCGCGAGGGCCTCGAGTTTGTCGGCCCCGTCATCAACGTGGGCTTTGAGACGCTCGCCGAGAGCTACCGCGAGGTGCTGCCGCAGGTTTTGCGAGACCCCAGTGTGGACTCGGTCATCGTGCTGTTCACCCCCGTGGGCCCGTCCAACGAAGAGGCTGTGCGGGTCGCCATCTCCGCCGCGCTGTGCGAAGTGGCGAACGATCCGCCCGCGCCTGGTGTTCGCCATCCCTATGACAAGCCGGTGGTCGCCAACTTTCTTACGACAGGGGACTACCGCGTGCGCATGCTCGAGGTCGATTCGGAGCGACAGATTCCGATTTACCCGTTTCCTGAGCAGGCCGTCCGGGCGCTGGCGAAAGTCGTCGCGTACCACGAGTACCGCGAGAAGGATCCGGGGGTCATTCCGTTTGTGGACGGGATCGACACGGACCTCGCCCGAACTCGGATGTTCCAGGAGATCTCGGCCACGTCGTATCGAGGCGAGGAAGAGGTGCAGGGTCTTGTGGCGCTCGAATGGCCGGCTGTGCGCGAGGTCTTGGCGGCCATTGGTTTGAGCGCCGCGGATGAGCCGAATGAACAGGCGGAGGAGCAGGCGAGCTTCAACATCGTCGTGGAGACCGATCCGCTGTTTGGCCCACTTTTGCGGCTGTATCTCTCGTCGGAGGAGCGCGGAGCCGCGGCGCTGAGGCGATCCGCAAAGACCCTCCCCGCCGTCCGCCTCTTGCCCTTGACGGATGCGGACGCGAGAGAACTTTGGAGTGACGCGCTGGTCAACAGCGGATCGTCCCGGATGAAACCGCACGAAGATATCGTCATGGACGCGATGATCCGCATGTCCCAGTGGGTCGAGGACGTCCCGGAGATCGCGGAGGCCGATCTCTATTTCGTAATTGCGGGGGACGAGGCCGTCTGCGTGGCCGGGCGTGTGGAAGTTGCGCGGCGCAACGGGTAA
- a CDS encoding thioredoxin family protein — MEEIRTSEQYRDAVKSGRVVAEFYATWCPDCRRIEPYLGEWEEKYRGQFTMVRVNRDEVPDLAEELQILGIPTFLVYEEGREVKRLFSRDAKSKEQVENFLDQAYA; from the coding sequence GTGGAAGAAATCCGAACGAGCGAACAATATCGGGACGCGGTGAAATCTGGGCGCGTGGTCGCAGAATTCTACGCGACTTGGTGTCCGGACTGCCGCCGCATTGAGCCATATCTTGGGGAATGGGAAGAAAAATATCGCGGCCAGTTCACGATGGTGCGTGTGAATCGAGACGAGGTCCCGGACTTGGCGGAGGAACTTCAGATTCTCGGTATTCCCACCTTCCTCGTCTACGAAGAGGGCCGAGAAGTGAAGCGGCTCTTCAGCCGCGACGCGAAGTCCAAGGAGCAGGTGGAAAACTTCTTGGACCAGGCGTATGCCTGA
- a CDS encoding cold shock domain-containing protein produces the protein MRGTVKKWLLEEGYGWISVDNEDDVWVHYSDLSLDLNRFPNGFRYLKEGQKVEFDLLLNPRSQEQRRKAIHVVIIDE, from the coding sequence ATGCGTGGGACCGTTAAGAAATGGCTTCTTGAAGAAGGTTACGGGTGGATTTCTGTGGACAATGAGGATGATGTTTGGGTGCATTACAGCGACTTGTCCCTAGATTTAAATCGCTTCCCAAATGGTTTTAGATATCTCAAGGAAGGTCAGAAGGTGGAATTTGATTTGCTGTTAAACCCCAGAAGTCAAGAACAAAGGAGAAAAGCAATTCACGTAGTCATTATAGATGAATGA
- a CDS encoding low molecular weight protein-tyrosine-phosphatase: MVRVLFVCLGNICRSPMAEAVFRDMVRKAGLADQIEVDSAGIGDWHVGDPPHRGTRQVLDQNGIAYDGIVSRQIRPEDIERFDYIVAMDESNMRGLERLGAKRSDRVFRLLDLVPDEPDEVPDPYYDGRFDEVYRLVCLGCEALLRRIQADLAKA; encoded by the coding sequence ATGGTCCGCGTCCTGTTTGTGTGTCTCGGGAACATCTGCAGGTCTCCCATGGCGGAGGCGGTCTTCCGCGATATGGTGCGCAAGGCGGGCCTCGCGGATCAAATCGAGGTGGATTCGGCCGGCATCGGCGACTGGCATGTCGGCGATCCACCTCACCGGGGAACGCGCCAGGTCTTGGACCAAAACGGGATTGCCTACGACGGCATTGTGAGCCGCCAGATCCGCCCCGAGGATATCGAGCGGTTCGACTACATCGTCGCCATGGACGAGTCCAACATGCGAGGTTTGGAGCGGCTGGGGGCGAAGCGGTCAGACCGAGTCTTTCGCCTGCTCGATCTCGTCCCGGACGAGCCGGACGAGGTTCCAGATCCTTATTACGACGGCCGCTTCGATGAGGTGTACCGCCTGGTGTGCCTGGGCTGCGAGGCCCTGCTTCGCCGGATCCAGGCCGATCTGGCGAAGGCGTGA
- the bshB2 gene encoding bacillithiol biosynthesis deacetylase BshB2, whose protein sequence is MAQVEKTRHLLLVYPHPDDESFGKAGTVILFTRAGTPATLICGTLGELGRNMGNPPIANRETLPKIRRKELEQACQVLGIGDLRLLGLRDKTVEFEDPERIADRIEAVIREVKPSILMTYYPGLGVHPDHDAMSHAAVLAVKRLPKEERPVIWGSAVVHEPEKILGEPDFVIDVSSVLEEKLAAMKAHRSQFAGIFARVEEAIAAGGEARDEVMRLLATERYWIYRIDD, encoded by the coding sequence ATGGCACAGGTCGAGAAGACGCGTCACTTGCTGCTCGTGTATCCGCATCCCGACGACGAGTCGTTCGGCAAGGCCGGGACGGTCATCCTGTTTACGCGTGCGGGCACGCCCGCCACGCTCATCTGCGGCACGCTCGGGGAGCTCGGACGCAATATGGGCAACCCCCCCATCGCCAACCGCGAGACCCTGCCGAAAATTCGCCGCAAGGAGCTCGAGCAGGCGTGCCAGGTGCTCGGCATTGGGGATTTGCGGCTGCTCGGGCTCCGAGATAAGACCGTGGAATTTGAGGATCCAGAGCGCATTGCGGATCGCATCGAGGCTGTCATCCGCGAGGTGAAGCCGTCGATTCTCATGACGTACTACCCAGGCCTCGGTGTCCATCCCGATCACGACGCCATGTCCCACGCCGCCGTCCTGGCCGTGAAGCGGCTGCCCAAGGAGGAGCGGCCCGTCATCTGGGGATCCGCCGTTGTGCACGAGCCCGAAAAAATCCTCGGCGAACCCGACTTCGTCATCGACGTCTCGAGCGTCCTCGAAGAGAAGTTGGCGGCGATGAAGGCCCATCGATCGCAGTTCGCGGGCATCTTCGCCCGCGTCGAGGAGGCGATCGCGGCCGGCGGGGAAGCGCGCGACGAGGTCATGCGGCTGCTGGCCACGGAGCGGTACTGGATTTACCGAATCGACGATTGA
- a CDS encoding YojF family protein — protein MKPIDVQEVQAALNRFVGDEVYLHLETTNGAYAAHRFGQPMAVCAYIRNGRVRFERAAIAGQRPYRVGLKMKNGWIYAEGLTDYEVDDQGRLLLAGHDEEGRLAVALQLSRTPWPMSAIEEEA, from the coding sequence GTGAAACCCATTGATGTGCAAGAGGTGCAGGCGGCGCTCAACCGCTTCGTAGGCGATGAGGTGTATTTACACCTCGAGACCACCAATGGCGCGTACGCTGCGCATCGATTCGGACAGCCGATGGCGGTGTGCGCCTACATTCGAAACGGCCGCGTGCGATTCGAGCGAGCGGCCATCGCGGGCCAACGGCCGTACCGCGTCGGTCTCAAGATGAAGAACGGCTGGATTTACGCGGAGGGGCTCACGGACTACGAGGTGGACGACCAGGGCAGGCTGCTTCTGGCTGGCCATGACGAGGAAGGCAGGCTGGCCGTCGCCCTTCAGCTTTCACGCACTCCCTGGCCCATGAGCGCGATCGAGGAGGAGGCGTGA